A window from Elusimicrobiota bacterium encodes these proteins:
- a CDS encoding non-heme iron oxygenase ferredoxin subunit: MGDYFTVARLDQVPPGVLKVFRVRGRRIAMSQVDGAFYAIDDLCSHDEGPLGEGVLHGDEVECPRHGARFSVKSGAALRMPAVVPVKCHKVRVDGQNIQVKLED, translated from the coding sequence ATGGGTGATTATTTCACGGTGGCCCGTTTGGATCAGGTCCCTCCGGGGGTCCTTAAAGTTTTTCGCGTGAGGGGACGGCGCATTGCCATGAGTCAAGTGGATGGCGCCTTTTACGCCATCGATGATCTCTGCTCCCACGACGAGGGGCCTTTGGGTGAAGGTGTTCTCCATGGGGACGAAGTGGAATGTCCCCGCCACGGGGCGCGCTTCAGTGTTAAAAGCGGGGCGGCCCTCCGCATGCCTGCGGTGGTCCCGGTGAAATGCCATAAAGTCCGAGTGGACGGACAAAACATTCAAGTTAAATTGGAAGATTAA
- the sufD gene encoding Fe-S cluster assembly protein SufD, producing MAEPSDVMEPVSTSAGFSRELLAALVAGGNETSDLSVFRCDAFERFEKTPWPTKEDEAWRRTDLSGLNLNGFALAPASGETLAEIPVAFTEFVSPTDSLVLWGPNGVHRRSPAESLGSGVVFLSLAEALRQCPELVWPHLGKVVSPSNGKFAGLSTAFWNRGLFVYVPKGVDAGVVLRGGYAPHLAAGESAVTRTLIVAEPGSRLTYMEDYAASGPEGDGDALSVAGVEIVVGENAEVSYVNLQHHERSVNHFLFQNARLARDARLTTVAVALGGKLSRADFGSQLQGPGADAKLYGLVFGEGDQRFTHHTRQEHQASRTTSDLLFKAALMDQSRSIFTGMIRIEKEATKSEAYMASKNILLSGQARANAIPMLEILTDDVKCGHGAAVGGLEEDQRFYLMSRGLDRLEAERAMVEGFFEDVLQRAPVPALHERLRSAIDEKLSRDHG from the coding sequence TTGGCTGAACCATCCGACGTCATGGAACCGGTTTCAACATCGGCGGGGTTCTCCCGGGAGTTGTTGGCGGCGCTCGTGGCCGGAGGAAACGAAACCTCCGACCTTTCTGTATTCCGCTGTGATGCTTTTGAACGGTTTGAAAAGACACCCTGGCCCACGAAGGAAGACGAAGCCTGGCGGCGTACGGATCTTTCAGGTTTAAATTTGAATGGATTCGCCTTGGCGCCGGCGTCGGGGGAAACGCTGGCGGAGATTCCCGTGGCGTTTACGGAATTTGTGAGCCCAACGGATTCCTTGGTTCTGTGGGGCCCCAACGGTGTCCATCGACGTTCTCCAGCGGAATCGCTGGGCTCCGGGGTTGTTTTCCTCAGTTTGGCCGAGGCCCTTCGTCAATGTCCCGAGCTCGTTTGGCCTCATTTGGGCAAAGTGGTTTCCCCTTCGAACGGGAAGTTCGCGGGGTTGTCCACGGCGTTTTGGAATCGCGGTCTTTTCGTTTATGTCCCCAAGGGTGTTGACGCGGGTGTTGTTCTTCGGGGGGGCTACGCTCCTCATTTGGCGGCGGGAGAGTCCGCGGTCACGCGCACGCTGATCGTGGCCGAGCCGGGATCTCGCTTGACCTATATGGAAGATTACGCGGCGTCGGGACCTGAAGGAGATGGGGATGCCCTTTCGGTGGCGGGTGTCGAAATTGTGGTGGGGGAAAACGCCGAGGTGAGCTACGTGAATCTCCAACACCATGAGCGGTCCGTCAATCATTTCCTTTTTCAGAACGCGCGGTTGGCCCGGGACGCTCGGTTAACCACCGTCGCTGTGGCGTTGGGCGGGAAACTCTCCCGGGCCGATTTCGGGTCCCAACTCCAGGGGCCAGGGGCTGACGCTAAACTGTACGGATTGGTTTTTGGTGAGGGAGACCAACGTTTTACTCATCACACACGCCAGGAACATCAGGCTTCCCGAACAACGAGTGATCTTCTTTTTAAAGCCGCCTTGATGGATCAATCGAGGTCCATTTTTACGGGAATGATTCGTATTGAAAAAGAGGCGACGAAATCCGAGGCCTACATGGCGTCGAAGAATATTTTGTTGTCAGGTCAAGCGCGGGCCAACGCCATTCCCATGCTGGAAATATTGACAGACGATGTGAAGTGCGGTCATGGGGCGGCGGTGGGGGGGCTGGAAGAAGATCAACGCTTCTACCTGATGAGTCGGGGTCTGGATCGGCTCGAGGCCGAACGGGCCATGGTGGAAGGTTTTTTTGAGGACGTGCTTCAGCGGGCCCCGGTGCCGGCCTTGCACGAGCGGCTCCGTTCGGCCATCGATGAAAAGTTGAGCCGAGATCATGGGTGA
- the sufB gene encoding Fe-S cluster assembly protein SufB yields MTEKPDLKTLGQDYQYGFHDSMENYTFQSGRGLTREIVESISSMKKEPAWMREFRLNALDTFLKKPMPTWADSPSLAKIDFDNIHYYMKPTDKQGKTWEEVPEGIKNTFDRLGIPEAERKFLAGVTAQYESEVVYHSLREDLQKLGVAFLSMDDGLKQYPDIVKKYFATVIPTADNKFSALNSAVWSGGSFIYVPKGVSVPIPLQAYFRINSENMGQFERTLIIADEGSFVHYIEGCTAPTYSSDSLHSAVVELIALPGAKIRYTTIQNWSKNVFNLVTKRAVAHKNATVEWIDGNLGSQLTMKYPAIYLMGEGARGEVLSVAFSGKDQHQDAGSKIVHGAPNTTSVVTSKSISKEGGRSSYRGLVKVVRGATGCKSNVRCDALLLDEKSRSDTYPTIEIDEEDVSMGHEATVSKIGEEQLFYLQSRGLSEHEATLMIVNGFFEPFTKELPMEYAVELNRLLEMEMEGSVG; encoded by the coding sequence ATGACAGAAAAACCCGATCTCAAAACTCTAGGGCAGGACTACCAGTATGGGTTCCATGATTCCATGGAGAATTACACGTTTCAATCGGGCCGGGGGCTGACGCGAGAAATTGTTGAAAGCATTTCCTCCATGAAGAAGGAACCGGCCTGGATGCGCGAGTTTCGGTTGAACGCTCTCGATACTTTCTTGAAAAAACCCATGCCGACGTGGGCGGATTCTCCGAGTTTGGCCAAGATCGATTTTGACAATATCCACTACTACATGAAACCCACGGACAAACAGGGAAAAACCTGGGAAGAAGTTCCGGAGGGCATTAAAAACACCTTTGATCGTTTGGGTATTCCCGAAGCCGAGCGAAAATTTCTCGCGGGGGTTACAGCTCAATACGAATCGGAGGTTGTTTATCATTCGTTGCGTGAAGATTTGCAGAAGTTGGGGGTGGCTTTCCTCAGCATGGACGATGGACTGAAACAGTATCCGGACATCGTCAAAAAATATTTTGCCACAGTGATCCCCACGGCGGACAATAAGTTTTCTGCGCTCAATTCCGCTGTCTGGTCTGGCGGCTCCTTTATTTATGTCCCCAAGGGAGTCAGCGTTCCCATTCCGCTTCAAGCCTATTTCCGAATTAATTCGGAGAACATGGGCCAATTCGAGCGGACGTTGATCATTGCGGATGAAGGATCTTTCGTGCATTACATCGAGGGGTGTACGGCGCCGACCTATTCGTCGGATTCGCTCCATTCCGCCGTGGTGGAGTTGATCGCTCTTCCCGGGGCCAAAATTCGGTACACCACGATCCAGAACTGGTCCAAAAACGTTTTCAATTTAGTGACCAAACGCGCGGTGGCCCACAAAAACGCCACCGTCGAATGGATCGACGGGAATTTAGGGTCCCAGCTCACCATGAAGTATCCCGCCATCTATTTGATGGGGGAGGGGGCCCGCGGGGAAGTTCTCTCCGTGGCGTTCTCCGGCAAAGATCAACACCAGGATGCCGGGTCAAAAATTGTTCATGGGGCTCCCAACACCACAAGCGTGGTGACCTCCAAATCCATATCCAAAGAAGGGGGGCGATCCAGCTACCGCGGTCTTGTGAAAGTGGTGCGGGGCGCCACCGGGTGCAAGTCCAACGTTCGGTGTGACGCGCTTCTTTTAGATGAAAAGTCCCGTTCCGATACGTATCCGACCATCGAAATTGATGAAGAGGATGTGTCCATGGGTCACGAGGCCACGGTATCGAAGATTGGGGAAGAGCAGCTCTTCTATCTTCAAAGTCGGGGTTTGAGCGAACACGAAGCGACACTGATGATCGTGAACGGATTTTTTGAGCCGTTCACCAAAGAACTTCCCATGGAATACGCGGTGGAATTAAACCGTCTCTTGGAAATGGAAATGGAGGGGTCCGTTGGCTGA
- a CDS encoding DUF59 domain-containing protein, producing MSVTVEQVNGVLKTIFDPEIHLSIWDLGLIYGVEVTPDGNGKDKVAVRMTLTTPACPYGPALLSKVHADLGAMAGVSDVKVDLAWIPPWDPRTMASDEAKLQMGLFELNDDDEDEPTSESAAASLSKPQK from the coding sequence ATGTCTGTCACGGTTGAACAGGTCAATGGAGTCTTGAAAACGATTTTTGATCCGGAAATCCATTTGAGCATTTGGGATTTGGGTCTGATTTATGGTGTGGAGGTGACCCCGGATGGAAATGGAAAAGACAAGGTGGCCGTTCGTATGACACTGACGACGCCGGCGTGTCCCTACGGTCCAGCTTTACTCAGCAAAGTCCACGCCGACCTCGGCGCCATGGCCGGGGTTTCGGATGTGAAAGTGGACCTGGCGTGGATTCCTCCCTGGGACCCGCGTACCATGGCGTCGGATGAAGCCAAGCTTCAGATGGGTCTTTTTGAGCTGAACGATGACGACGAAGACGAGCCCACGTCAGAGAGTGCGGCCGCTTCCCTTTCCAAACCTCAAAAGTAA
- a CDS encoding transcriptional repressor, with product MDPFLLLRQSIQARGLRETSQREGVLRFLAQAKGHLTLEDIYEALRSRLSGIGRATVFRTVKLLEEIGLVSRVTFADGQARYEYAYGREHHDHMICVDCGKALEFSSPAIERLQTEAARARGFELRWHRHEMFGRCSVCSSKPVRRSVGVGGKG from the coding sequence ATGGATCCCTTTCTCCTCCTTCGTCAATCGATTCAGGCCCGCGGGTTGCGGGAGACCTCCCAGCGCGAGGGGGTATTGCGTTTTTTAGCTCAAGCCAAGGGACATTTAACCTTGGAAGATATTTATGAAGCTCTTCGTTCCCGTCTTTCAGGGATTGGGCGGGCCACTGTGTTTCGCACCGTGAAGTTGTTGGAAGAGATTGGACTTGTTTCCCGGGTCACCTTTGCGGACGGTCAGGCGCGGTACGAATACGCTTATGGGCGAGAACACCATGACCACATGATTTGTGTGGATTGCGGCAAAGCGTTGGAGTTTTCCAGCCCTGCCATCGAACGGCTTCAAACAGAGGCCGCTCGTGCGCGAGGGTTTGAGCTGCGGTGGCATCGTCACGAAATGTTTGGGCGGTGTTCCGTGTGTTCCTCCAAACCGGTGCGCCGGTCGGTGGGCGTGGGGGGGAAGGGATGA
- a CDS encoding cysteine desulfurase has translation MKSNGQRPVAFDPAVARLDFPILSRRIHGKPLVYLDNAATTQKPMSVIMSMTAYYERTNANVHRGVHTLSQEATSLMEESRARVARFIGADDPATVIFTRNATESINLVAYAWGRRNLKAGDEILLTELEHHSNLIPWQLVARDTGAVLKFIPITGRDGVLDLDRLPQLLTTRTKILAVTHASNALGTINPVEELARRARAVGALVLIDGAQSVPHLPVDVKTLGCDFLAFSSHKMLGPNGLGVLWGRRSLLESMEPFLGGGDMIKEVWTDHATWNDLPYKFEAGTPNITGAIALGEAVDYLNRMGMDRIRAHEIELTGYALQRLKERFPEIILYGPSDPTQRGGVISFDLPGVHSHDVGTILDREGVAIRAGHHCCQVLMRKLEISGTARASFYLYNTREEVDALVRSLEEVERLFGVGVR, from the coding sequence ATGAAATCAAACGGTCAACGCCCTGTCGCTTTTGATCCCGCCGTGGCTCGGCTGGATTTCCCGATCCTGTCCCGGCGCATTCACGGAAAACCTCTGGTTTATCTGGACAACGCGGCCACCACACAAAAACCCATGTCGGTCATAATGTCCATGACCGCCTACTACGAGCGAACCAACGCCAACGTTCACCGGGGGGTGCACACCCTTTCCCAGGAAGCCACGTCTCTCATGGAAGAGTCCCGGGCCCGGGTGGCCCGTTTCATTGGGGCTGACGATCCGGCCACGGTGATCTTTACTCGAAACGCGACGGAATCCATTAATCTGGTGGCTTACGCCTGGGGCCGCCGCAACCTAAAGGCCGGGGATGAAATTTTGTTGACCGAATTGGAACACCACTCGAACCTGATCCCCTGGCAGTTGGTGGCGCGGGACACGGGGGCGGTGTTGAAGTTTATCCCCATCACCGGTCGGGACGGCGTGTTGGATTTGGATCGCTTGCCTCAACTCCTCACCACACGAACGAAAATCTTGGCTGTGACCCACGCCTCAAACGCTCTGGGCACCATTAACCCCGTTGAAGAATTGGCGCGGCGTGCCCGGGCGGTGGGGGCCCTCGTGTTAATTGATGGAGCCCAATCCGTTCCCCACTTGCCTGTAGACGTGAAAACCCTGGGCTGTGATTTCCTGGCTTTCTCTTCCCACAAGATGCTGGGTCCGAACGGGTTGGGAGTCCTCTGGGGGCGGCGGAGTCTATTGGAATCCATGGAACCTTTTTTAGGTGGCGGGGACATGATCAAGGAAGTCTGGACCGATCACGCCACCTGGAACGATCTCCCCTATAAATTCGAAGCGGGAACGCCGAATATTACCGGGGCCATCGCGTTGGGTGAGGCCGTGGACTACCTGAACCGGATGGGGATGGACCGTATCCGAGCTCACGAGATTGAGCTGACGGGCTACGCCCTCCAACGTTTGAAAGAACGCTTTCCTGAAATTATTCTTTACGGCCCGTCGGATCCCACGCAACGTGGTGGTGTCATCAGCTTTGATCTTCCCGGTGTCCATTCCCATGATGTGGGGACCATTTTGGATCGCGAAGGAGTGGCCATTCGGGCGGGCCACCATTGTTGCCAAGTCCTCATGCGGAAACTGGAGATTTCTGGAACCGCTCGCGCCAGTTTTTATTTGTACAACACCCGGGAAGAAGTGGACGCCTTGGTTCGTTCGTTGGAAGAGGTGGAACGTCTTTTTGGTGTGGGGGTCCGATGA
- a CDS encoding SUF system NifU family Fe-S cluster assembly protein — MTDDLYREVILDHYRHPRNMGKIPTPDICVNGVNPLCGDAIELTFLVRDGRIDDIKMAGNGCSISQSSASMMTEALKGKSLTDSAGLADAFKKMMLENAPADQLPEDLEELASLEGVRKYPVRIKCALLAWNTFLQGLKEFEDKKTQSPIQG, encoded by the coding sequence ATGACCGATGATCTTTATCGGGAAGTGATCTTAGATCACTACCGACATCCGCGGAACATGGGAAAAATCCCGACTCCGGATATTTGTGTGAATGGGGTGAATCCTCTTTGCGGGGACGCCATTGAACTGACCTTTCTGGTGCGGGACGGGCGTATTGACGATATCAAAATGGCGGGCAACGGATGTTCCATTTCCCAGTCGTCGGCGTCGATGATGACGGAGGCGCTGAAAGGGAAAAGTTTAACGGATTCGGCCGGTTTGGCGGACGCGTTCAAGAAGATGATGTTGGAGAATGCTCCCGCTGACCAGCTTCCAGAAGATCTGGAAGAGTTGGCCTCGCTCGAAGGGGTTCGTAAATACCCAGTCCGGATCAAATGCGCTCTGTTGGCGTGGAACACCTTTCTCCAGGGACTCAAGGAATTCGAAGATAAAAAAACGCAGTCACCGATTCAAGGATAG
- a CDS encoding OmpA family protein, giving the protein MKKNIFVSFLSVLVLSLSACVSSSRFKKMETAKLEIETQAEELRAQIDALSSQKEMLSQDVEQLTAEQQALQQEAENREKGYNELVSRLSSEVNEGKLQVRKFKDMLSVDVAEKIFFASGSASLKKEGEAVLLKVGEALANFSDKNIRVVGHTDNVPVSKRSPFSSNWELSVMRATTVVRFLQEKAHLSPESLIASGQGEYQPIASNETAEGRQKNRRIEIMLLDKSLVEAIEKSSETQ; this is encoded by the coding sequence ATGAAGAAAAACATTTTTGTTTCTTTTCTGAGTGTTTTGGTCTTGTCGCTGTCGGCGTGCGTTTCCTCATCGCGGTTTAAGAAAATGGAAACGGCGAAATTGGAAATTGAAACCCAGGCGGAAGAATTAAGAGCCCAGATTGATGCGTTGTCTTCCCAAAAAGAAATGCTGAGCCAAGACGTCGAACAATTAACAGCGGAGCAACAGGCCCTTCAACAGGAAGCCGAGAATCGGGAGAAGGGATACAACGAACTGGTGAGCCGGCTGTCCTCGGAGGTCAACGAGGGGAAGTTGCAGGTTCGGAAATTCAAAGACATGCTTTCGGTTGATGTGGCGGAAAAGATCTTTTTTGCTTCGGGAAGCGCCAGCTTAAAGAAAGAGGGTGAAGCTGTTCTTCTTAAAGTGGGGGAAGCTCTGGCGAATTTTTCCGACAAAAACATCCGCGTTGTGGGGCACACGGACAACGTCCCCGTTTCAAAGCGATCCCCTTTCTCGAGCAATTGGGAGCTTTCCGTTATGAGAGCAACCACGGTGGTGCGGTTTCTTCAAGAGAAAGCCCACTTGTCCCCGGAAAGCCTCATCGCTTCTGGTCAGGGCGAATATCAACCCATCGCTTCAAACGAGACCGCTGAAGGGCGACAGAAGAATCGGCGGATCGAAATCATGCTGTTGGACAAATCCCTCGTTGAAGCGATTGAAAAATCCAGCGAGACTCAATAG